A genomic stretch from Telopea speciosissima isolate NSW1024214 ecotype Mountain lineage chromosome 7, Tspe_v1, whole genome shotgun sequence includes:
- the LOC122669482 gene encoding ABC transporter G family member 1-like: MGPSGCGKSTLLDTLAGRLGSNTRQSGKVLVNGRKQRLSFGTSAYVTQDDTLMTTLTVKEAVYYSAQLQLPDSMPKAEKKERAESTIREMGLQDAMNTRIGGWTVKGLSGGQKRRVSICIEILTRPKLLFLDEPTSGLDSAASFHVMNRIAGLAQQDGRTVIASIHQPSSEVFELFQNLCLLSSGRTVYFGPASGANEFFTLNGFPCPTMRNPSDHFLRTINKDFEQDIEQGPGTEAMTTEQAIKILVQSYKSSTTCQQVQRRVAEICKREGTPMVKKGSQAGFLTQSIVLTKRSFVNMFRDLGYYWLRFAIYVALCLSVGTIYYDIGHSYGSIQARGSMLSFVGAFLTFMAIGGFPSFVEDMKIFQRERLNGHYGVGAFVIGNTLSSIPYLTLNSLIPGAIAYYLVGLQRGIDHFAYFALVLFMCTMLVESLMMIVASIVPDFLMGIITGAGIQGVMMLNGGFFRLPNDLPKPFWKYPMYYIAFHKYANQGFYKNEFIGLTFPNNQAGGSATITGDEILRNTWQVEMGYSKWVDLAILFGMVILYRLMFFGIIKSVEKLKPIIRAALAVPSQQKTHILLEESTTGMEKN; encoded by the exons ATGGGTCCTTCTGGTTGTGGCAAATCTACTCTCCTTGATACCTTAGCTG GAAGACTTGGTTCAAACACAAGACAGTCAGGGAAGGTTCTTGTCAACGGCCGTAAACAGAGGCTATCCTTTGGGACTTCG GCGTATGTGACTCAAGATGATACATTGATGACAACTCTAACGGTGAAAGAAGCTGTATACTACTCAGCCCAACTCCAACTTCCAGACTCAATGCCCAAGgcagagaaaaaggaaagagcaGAGTCTACCATAAGGGAGATGGGCTTGCAAGATGCCATGAACACTAGAATTGGAGGTTGGACTGTGAAAGGACTGAGTGGTGGCCAAAAGAGGAGAGTCAGCATTTGCATTGAGATCTTAACACGCCCAAAGCTTCTCTTTCTTGATGAACCCACTAGTGGACTCGACAGTGCAGCATCTTTCCATGTCATGAACAGAATTGCAGGACTTGCCCAACAAGATGGAAGGACTGTAATCGCATCCATCCATCAGCCCAGTAGTGAAGTCTTTGAGCTCTTCCAGAATCTGTGTCTTCTATCAAGTGGAAGAACAGTTTACTTTGGTCCTGCTTCTGGAGCTAATGAG TTCTTCACATTGAATGGTTTCCCTTGCCCAACAATGAGGAACCCATCCGATCACTTCCTTAGGACAATCAACAAAGACTTTGAACag GACATCGAACAAGGCCCTGGAACTGAGGCCATGACTACAGAACAAGCTATCAAAATCCTTGTACAGTCATACAAATCATCCACAACATGCCAGCAAGTTCAAAGACGGGTAGCTGAGATTTGTAAAAGG GAAGGAACACCAATGGTGAAAAAGGGAAGTCAAGCTGGATTCCTCACTCAGTCCATCGTTCTAACAAAGAGATCCTTCGTGAATATGTTTCGAGATCTAGGCTACTACTGGTTGAGATTTGCAATCTATGTTGCTCTGTGCTTAAGTGTAGGCACTATCTACTATGACATTGGTCACAGCTACGGATCAATTCAG GCTAGAGGTTCGATGCTCAGTTTTGTCGGTGCCTTTTTAACTTTCATGGCCATCGGTGGATTTCCTTCTTTTGTTGAGGACATGAAG ATCtttcaaagagagagattaaaTGGGCATTATGGTGTTGGTGCATTTGTCATTGGCAACACACTTTCTTCCATTCCTTACTTGACTTTAAATTCTTTGATCCCCGGGGCAATTGCGTATTACCTTGTTGGTCTTCAGCGAGGAATTGATCACTTCGCCTACTTTGCTTTGGTGCTCTTCATGTGCACAATGTTGGTGGAAAGCTTAATGATGATTGTTGCAAGTATTGTTCCAGATTTCCTTATGGGTATAATCACAGGAGCTGGAATTCAAGGAGTGATGATGTTGAATGGTGGTTTCTTTAGATTGCCAAATGACCTCCCTAAACCTTTCTGGAAATACCCAATGTACTACATTGCCTTCCACAAGTATGCCAACCAAGGGTTCTACAAAAATGAGTTTATAGGGTTAACTTTTCCTAATAATCAAGCAGGAGGGTCAGCTACCATCACTGGAGATGAAATTCTAAGAAATACATGGCAAGTGGAGATGGGTTACTCCAAGTGGGTTGATCTGGCTATCTTGTTTGGGATGGTAATTCTGTATCGGTTAATGTTCTTTGGCATTATAAAGAGTGTTGAGAAACTTAAACCAATCATCAGAGCTGCCCTTGCTGTTCCATCCCAGCAGAAGACACATATCTTGTTGGAGGAGTCCACAACAGGAATGGAAAAGAACTAG
- the LOC122669481 gene encoding ABC transporter G family member 1-like, which yields MGPSGCGKSTLLDALAGRKSPSTRQHGNVLVNGVKQTLAYGTSAYVTQDDVLMTTLTVEEAVYYSAQLQLPNSMSRLEKKERAEMTIREMGLQDAMHTRIGGWGAKGISSGQKRRVSICIELLTHPKLLFLDEPTSGLDSAASYHVMKRIANLAQQGGKTVITSIHQPTFEVSELFHNLCLLSYGTTIYFGAASAANEFFALNGFPCPTQRNPFDHYLRIINKDFDEDIEQGLGERILTTDKKIDILVQSYKSSGTCEQVGNKIAELSQKEGPALEKKGGQASFLTQCFVLTRRSFVNMNRDLGYFWLRFVVYNLMCICLGTIFYNIGSSFGSIQARGSLLMFVATLVTFMSIAGFPSVVEDMKIFGRERLNGHYGVGAFVVSNTLSSIPYSLVNAIIPGAIAYYLAGLQRGFEHYLYFALLLFVCIMLVESLMMVVASIVPNFLLGLIVGAGIQGLMMINDGFFRLPNDIPKPLWRYPVHYIAFHRYANQGFYKNEFQGLTFPNNQAGGPPSFTGDEILRDVWQVQMDYSKWVDLAILCGMMVLYRLMFFLIVKAVEMVNSIVMSVITVVPHKQKIKTMESPLPHHASLYWFFTIKFIRFIIIEYKLV from the exons ATGGGTCCTTCTGGTTGTGGCAAGTCCACTCTTCTTGATGCCTTGGCAG GGCGTAAAAGTCCAAGCACAAGGCAACATGGAAATGTGCTTGTCAATGGTGTGAAACAAACTCTAGCATATGGGACTTCG GCTTATGTGACTCAAGATGATGTTCTAATGACAACATTAACAGTTGAAGAAGCCGTATACTACTCTGCTCAACTACAACTACCTAATTCAATGTcgaggttggagaagaaggaaagagcaGAGATGACTATAAGAGAAATGGGTTTGCAAGATGCCATGCACACACGTATAGGGGGCTGGGGAGCTAAAGGGATTAGTAGTGGGCAAAAGAGGAGAGTGAGCATTTGCATTGAGCTCTTGACGCACCCCAAGCTACTCTTCCTAGACGAGCCAACAAGTGGGCTTGACAGTGCAGCATCTTACCATGTCATGAAAAGAATTGCaaaccttgctcaacaaggTGGAAAGACTGTCATCACATCCATCCATCAACCTACCTTTGAAGTCTCTGAGCTGTTCCACAATCTCTGCCTTCTCTCTTATGGTACAACAATTTACTTTGGTGCTGCTTCTGCAGCAAATGAG TTCTTCGCATTGAATGGTTTCCCATGCCCGACCCAGAGGAATCCGTTTGATCACTATCTTAGGATAATCAATAAAGACTTTGATGAG GACATCGAACAAGGCCTTGGTGAAAGGATCCTAACCACCGATAAGAAGATTGATATTCTTGTACAGTCATACAAGTCATCTGGCACTTGTGAACAAGTAGGGAACAAAATAGCTGAGTTATCTCAGAAG GAAGGACCAGCATTGGAGAAGAAAGGTGGCCAAGCTAGCTTCCTTACCCAGTGCTTTGTTCTTACAAGAAGGTCTTTTGTGAACATGAATCGTGATCTAGGCTACTTTTGGTTGCGATTTGTAGTGTACAACCTTATGTGTATATGCCTGGGCACCATCTTTTACAACATTGGCTCCAGCTTTGGCTCAATTCAG GCCAGAGGTTCGCTGCTAATGTTTGTAGCTACACTCGTGACATTTATGTCCATCGCTGGATTCCCTTCTGTTGTTGAGGACATGAAG ATCTTCGGACGAGAAAGACTAAACGGGCATTATGGAGTTGGAGCATTTGTTGTCAGCAACACACTCTCTTCCATTCCTTACTCGCTTGTAAACGCTATTATTCCTGGAGCTATAGCTTATTATCTTGCTGGCCTTCAACGGGGATTTGAACACTACCTCTACTTTGCCTTGCTGCTATTTGTGTGCATCATGTTGGTTGAAAGCCTAATGATGGTTGTTGCAAGCATTGTGCCAAATTTTCTGTTGGGCTTAATCGTAGGAGCTGGAAttcaagggttgatgatgatcaATGATGGTTTCTTTCGGTTGCCAAATGATATCCCTAAACCTTTGTGGAGATACCCAGTACACTACATTGCGTTTCATAGGTATGCTAACCAAGGCTTCTACAAGAATGAGTTTCAAGGTTTAACATTCCCTAATAATCAGGCAGGAGGGCCACCCAGCTTTACTGGAGACGAAATTTTGAGGGACGTGTGGCAAGTACAGATGGATTACTCCAAGTGGGTTGATCTTGCTATCTTGTGTGGGATGATGGTTCTGTATCGTCTCATGTTCTTTCTTATTGTAAAG GCTGTTGAAATGGTTAACTCCATTGTCATGTCCGTCATTACTGTTGTCCCTcacaaacaaaagataaaaaccATGGAAAGCCCTCTTCCTCATCATGCAAGTCTGTACTGGTTTTTCACTATCAAATTTATTCGTTTTATAATTATTGAGTATAAACTTGTTTAA